From one Anomalospiza imberbis isolate Cuckoo-Finch-1a 21T00152 chromosome 25, ASM3175350v1, whole genome shotgun sequence genomic stretch:
- the FGR gene encoding tyrosine-protein kinase Fgr isoform X1, with protein MGCVPCKERGAGKGQAGGEGGSLQPPASQYDPDPTQPGAVFTRIPDFNNFQGPAVPAAPSFAEPGGFTSNVLPTRSGGITGGGVTLFIALYDYEARTEDDLTFQKGEKFHIINNTEGDWWEARSLSSGATGYIPSNYVAPVDSIQAEEWYFGKIGRKDAERQLLCHGNSRGTFLIRESETTKGAYSLSIRDWDEAKGDHVKHYKIRKLDSGGYYITTRAQFNTVQQLVQHYIERAAGLCCRLAVPCHKGTPKLADLSVKTKDVWEIPRESLQLLKKLGNGQFGEVWMGTWNGTTKVAVKTLKPGTMSPEAFLEEAQIMKRLRHDKLVQLYAVVSEEPIYIVTEFMSQGSLLDFLKDGDGRYLKLPQLVDMAAQIAAGMAYIERMNYIHRDLRAANILVGDNLVCKIADFGLARLIEDDEYTARQGAKFPIKWTAPEAALFGRFTIKSDVWSFGILLTELVTKGRVPYPGMNNREVLEQVERGYRMQCPGSCPPSLHEVMVQCWKREPEERPTFEYLQSFLEDYFTATEPQYQPGDNQ; from the exons ATGGGCTGTGTGCCCTGCAAAGAGAGGGGGGCTGGCAAAGGGCAGGCAGGGGGCGAGGGGggctccctccagccccccgCCTCCCAGTACGACCCCGACCCCACGCAGCCAGGGGCCGTCTTCACCCGCATCCCCGACTTCAACAACTTCCAGGGGCCCGCGGTGCCCGCGGCCCCGTCCTTTGCTGAGCCGGGGGGCTTCACCTCCAACGTGCTGCCAACGCGGAGCGGGGGCATCACAG GCGGGGGGGTGACGCTCTTCATCGCCCTGTACGACTATGAGGCCAGGACGGAGGATGACTTGACATTCCAGAAAGGGGAGAAATTCCACATCATCAACAACAC ggagggggactGGTGGGAGGCCAGGTCACTGAGCTCGGGAGCCACGGGCTACATCCCCAGCAACTACGTGGCCCCTGTGGACTCCATCCAGGCAGAAGA GTGGTACTTTGGGAAGATCGGGCGCAAAGATGCGGAGCGGCAGCTCCTGTGCCACGGCAACTCCAGAGGCACCTTCCTCATTCGGGAGAGTGAGACAACAAAAG GTGCCTACTCCCTCTCCATCCGGGACTGGGACGAGGCCAAGGGAGACCACGTGAAGCACTATAAGATTCGGAAACTGGATAGCGGGGGGTACTACATCACCACCCGTGCCCAGTTCAACACCGTCCAGCAGCTGGTCCAGCACTATATAG AGCGGgcggctgggctgtgctgccgCCTGGCTGTGCCGTGCCACAAGGGAACCCCCAAACTGGCCGACCTCTCAGTCAAAACCAAAGACGTGTGGGAGATCCCCCGCGAGTCCCTCCAGCTCCTCAAGAAGCTGGGAAATGGGCAGTTCGGGGAAGTCTGGATGG GGACATGGAATGGCACCACCAAGGTGGCAGTGAAGACGCTGAAGCCAGGGACCATGTCCCCTGAGGCCTTCCTGGAGGAGGCTCAGATCATGAAGCGGCTGCGGCACGACAAGCTGGTGCAGCTCTACGCCGTGGTGTCGGAGGAGCCCATCTACATCGTCACCGAGTTCATGAGCCAGG GCAGCTTGTTGGATTTCCTGAAGGATGGGGACGGTCGCTACCTGAAGCTGCCCCAGCTGGTGGACATGGCTGCCCAG ATTGCAGCGGGCATGGCGTACATTGAGCGGATGAACTACATCCACCGGGATCTCCGCGCTGCCAACATCCTGGTGGGAGACAACCTCGTGTGCAAGATCGCTGACTTCGGCCTCGCTCGCCTCATCGAGGACGATGAGTACACGGCGCGGCAGG GTGCCAAGTTCCCCATCAAGTGGACGGCTCCAGAGGCTGCACTTTTTGGGAGGTTCACCATCAAGTCGGATGTCTGGTCCTTTGGCATCCTCCTGACTGAGCTGGTGACCAAAGGCCGCGTGCCCTATCCAG GGATGAACAACCgagaggtgctggagcaggtggagcGGGGGTACCGCATGCAGTGCCCGGGGAGCTGCCCCCCATCCCTGCATGAGGTGATGGTGCAGTGCTGGAAGAGGGAGCCCGAGGAACGCCCCACCTTCGAGTACCTCCAGTCCTTCCTCGAGGACTATTTCACTGCCACCGAGCCCCAGTACCAGCCTGGGGACAACCAGTGA
- the FGR gene encoding tyrosine-protein kinase Fgr isoform X3, giving the protein MGCVPCKERGAGKGQAGGEGGSLQPPASQYDPDPTQPGAVFTRIPDFNNFQGPAVPAAPSFAEPGGFTSNVLPTRSGGITGGGVTLFIALYDYEARTEDDLTFQKGEKFHIINNTEGDWWEARSLSSGATGYIPSNYVAPVDSIQAEEWYFGKIGRKDAERQLLCHGNSRGTFLIRESETTKGAYSLSIRDWDEAKGDHVKHYKIRKLDSGGYYITTRAQFNTVQQLVQHYIERAAGLCCRLAVPCHKGTPKLADLSVKTKDVWEIPRESLQLLKKLGNGQFGEVWMEYNDGLCHLLTHPCPAVKPQTLGLAKDAWEIARESVTLNRKLGMGCFGDVWMGTWNGTTKVAVKTLKPGTMSPEAFLEEAQIMKRLRHDKLVQLYAVVSEEPIYIVTEFMSQGSLLDFLKDGDGRYLKLPQLVDMAAQIAAGMAYIERMNYIHRDLRAANILVGDNLVCKIADFGLARLIEDDEYTARQGAKFPIKWTAPEAALFGRFTIKSDVWSFGILLTELVTKGRVPYPGMNNREVLEQVERGYRMQCPGSCPPSLHEVMVQCWKREPEERPTFEYLQSFLEDYFTATEPQYQPGDNQ; this is encoded by the exons ATGGGCTGTGTGCCCTGCAAAGAGAGGGGGGCTGGCAAAGGGCAGGCAGGGGGCGAGGGGggctccctccagccccccgCCTCCCAGTACGACCCCGACCCCACGCAGCCAGGGGCCGTCTTCACCCGCATCCCCGACTTCAACAACTTCCAGGGGCCCGCGGTGCCCGCGGCCCCGTCCTTTGCTGAGCCGGGGGGCTTCACCTCCAACGTGCTGCCAACGCGGAGCGGGGGCATCACAG GCGGGGGGGTGACGCTCTTCATCGCCCTGTACGACTATGAGGCCAGGACGGAGGATGACTTGACATTCCAGAAAGGGGAGAAATTCCACATCATCAACAACAC ggagggggactGGTGGGAGGCCAGGTCACTGAGCTCGGGAGCCACGGGCTACATCCCCAGCAACTACGTGGCCCCTGTGGACTCCATCCAGGCAGAAGA GTGGTACTTTGGGAAGATCGGGCGCAAAGATGCGGAGCGGCAGCTCCTGTGCCACGGCAACTCCAGAGGCACCTTCCTCATTCGGGAGAGTGAGACAACAAAAG GTGCCTACTCCCTCTCCATCCGGGACTGGGACGAGGCCAAGGGAGACCACGTGAAGCACTATAAGATTCGGAAACTGGATAGCGGGGGGTACTACATCACCACCCGTGCCCAGTTCAACACCGTCCAGCAGCTGGTCCAGCACTATATAG AGCGGgcggctgggctgtgctgccgCCTGGCTGTGCCGTGCCACAAGGGAACCCCCAAACTGGCCGACCTCTCAGTCAAAACCAAAGACGTGTGGGAGATCCCCCGCGAGTCCCTCCAGCTCCTCAAGAAGCTGGGAAATGGGCAGTTCGGGGAAGTCTGGATGG AGTACAATGACGGGTTGTGCCATCTGCTCACCCACCCGTGCCCTGCTGTGAAGCCCCAGACCCTGGGATTAGCTAAGGACGCCTGGGAGATAGCACGGGAATCCGTCACCCTCAACAGGAAACTTGGCATGGGATGTTTCGGAGACGTGTGGATGG GGACATGGAATGGCACCACCAAGGTGGCAGTGAAGACGCTGAAGCCAGGGACCATGTCCCCTGAGGCCTTCCTGGAGGAGGCTCAGATCATGAAGCGGCTGCGGCACGACAAGCTGGTGCAGCTCTACGCCGTGGTGTCGGAGGAGCCCATCTACATCGTCACCGAGTTCATGAGCCAGG GCAGCTTGTTGGATTTCCTGAAGGATGGGGACGGTCGCTACCTGAAGCTGCCCCAGCTGGTGGACATGGCTGCCCAG ATTGCAGCGGGCATGGCGTACATTGAGCGGATGAACTACATCCACCGGGATCTCCGCGCTGCCAACATCCTGGTGGGAGACAACCTCGTGTGCAAGATCGCTGACTTCGGCCTCGCTCGCCTCATCGAGGACGATGAGTACACGGCGCGGCAGG GTGCCAAGTTCCCCATCAAGTGGACGGCTCCAGAGGCTGCACTTTTTGGGAGGTTCACCATCAAGTCGGATGTCTGGTCCTTTGGCATCCTCCTGACTGAGCTGGTGACCAAAGGCCGCGTGCCCTATCCAG GGATGAACAACCgagaggtgctggagcaggtggagcGGGGGTACCGCATGCAGTGCCCGGGGAGCTGCCCCCCATCCCTGCATGAGGTGATGGTGCAGTGCTGGAAGAGGGAGCCCGAGGAACGCCCCACCTTCGAGTACCTCCAGTCCTTCCTCGAGGACTATTTCACTGCCACCGAGCCCCAGTACCAGCCTGGGGACAACCAGTGA
- the LOC137462284 gene encoding digestive cysteine proteinase 1-like: MGALRWLVASALCIAVRGQDYGPSRPPPQFGSIYHVRGIIKLPYAEIEEPFEAWYNLTGNKSRIQYYGGQVITYQLAAVKPYGMRYKITPETTEKEVNTRKCFQLPGSKEDVVTAQSVFPSMRGFKFLREEYYEGRYCAVWQNVTRWAQKKNVYTLWVTNSSCGVAPVHYEMRGYNSLLGSHYDKYEIAYTDFDNSYPTSVFDLPVNETKCGVLPGNVAEHRVLANPMEDLVGRHRPWAHRVFHDYRRQMGRRYSSVRELEHRQSIFVHNMRFVHSRNRAALSYTLSLNHLADRTPQELAALRGRRRSGTPNNGLPFPTELYAGIILPESLDWRMYGAVTPVKDQAVCGSCWSFATTGAMEGALFLKTGVLTPLSQQVLIDCSWGFGNYACDGGEEWRAYEWIKKHGGIASTESYGTYKGQNGLCHYNQSEMLAKITGYVNVTSGNITAVKAAIYKHGPVAVSIDASHKTFSFYSNGIYYEPKCDNTPGSLDHAVLAVGYGVLQGETYWLIKNSWSTYWGNDGYILMAMKDNNCGVATEATYPILA; the protein is encoded by the exons ATGGGTGCTCTCCGCTGGCTCGTGGCCTCTGCACTCTGCATCGCTGTCCGGG GACAGGACTATGGGCCCTCCCGCCCACCCCCTCAGTTCGGCTCCATCTACCATGTCCGAG GGATCATTAAGCTGCCCTATGCCGAGATCGAGGAGCCCTTTGAAGCCTGGTACAACCTGACGGGGAACAAGAGCCGGATCCAGTATTACGGAG ggcaggtgatAACCTACCAGCTGGCAGCGGTGAAGCCCTATGGGATGAGGTACAAGATCACGCCAGAGACGACTGAGAAGGAGGTGAACACCAGGAAGTGCTTCCAGCTGCCCGGCTCCAAGGAGGATGTGGTCACGGCTCAGAGCGTCTTCCCCAGCATGAGGGGCTTTAAG TTCCTGCGGGAAGAGTACTACGAGGGCCGCTACTGTGCCGTGTGGCAGAACGTCACCCGCTGGGCGCAGAAGAAGAATGTCTACACCCTGTGGGTGACCAACTCCAGCTGTGGGGTGGCCCCTGTGCACTATGAGATGCGGGGGTACAACAGCCTGCTGGGCTCCCACTATGACAAGTACGAAATCGCCTACACTGACTTCGACAACAGCTACCCCACCTCCGTCTTCGACCTCCCCGTCAATG AGACCAAGTGTGGGGTGCTGCCGGGGAATGTGGCGGAGCACCGTGTGCTGGCAAACCCCATGGAGGACCTGGTGGGACGGCACCGGCCCTGGGCACACCGGGTTTTCCATGACTACCGCCGGCAGATGGGGCGGCGCTACAGCTCCGTGCGGGAGCTGGAGCACAGGCAGAGCATCTTCGTGCACAACATGAG GTTTGTGCACTCGCGGAACCGCGCCGCGCTCTCCTACACGCTGTCCCTGAACCACCTGGCCGACCGCACGCCGCAGGAGCTGGCAGCCctgcggggccgccgccgcagcGGGACCCCCAACAACGGGCTGCCCTTCCCCACTGAGCTCTACGCCGGCATCATCCTGCCCGAGAGCCTTGACTGGCGCATGTACG GCGCTGTCACCCCTGTGAAGGATCAGGCTGTCTGTGGGTCGTGCTGGAGCTTTGCTACAACGGGAGCCATGGAAGGTGCCCTCTTCCTCAag ACCGGCGTGCTGACCCCCCTGTCCCAACAAGTGCTCATCGACTGCTCCTGGGGCTTTGGGAACTACGCCTGCGACGGGGGCGAGGAGTGGCGAGCGTACGAGTGGATCAAAAAGCACGGGGGCATTGCCAGCACCGAGTCCTACGGTACCTACAAGGGGCAG AATGGCCTGTGCCACTACAACCAGTCTGAGATGCTGGCCAAGATCACGGGTTACGTCAATGTCACCTCGGGCAACATCACAGCGGTCAAAGCTGCCATCTACAAGCACGGCCCCGTGGCCGTCAGCATCGACGCCTCGCACAAGACCTTCTCCTTCTACTCCAACGGCATCTACTACGAGCCCAAGTGTG ACAACACACCGGGATCGCTGGACCACGCGGTGCTGGCTGTGGGCTACGGAGTCCTGCAGGGAGAGACCTACTGGCTCATCAAGAACTCCTGGTCCACATACTGGGGCAACGACGGCTACATCCTTATGGC
- the FGR gene encoding tyrosine-protein kinase Fgr isoform X2 produces MGCVPCKERGAGKGQAGGEGGSLQPPASQYDPDPTQPGAVFTRIPDFNNFQGPAVPAAPSFAEPGGFTSNVLPTRSGGITGGGVTLFIALYDYEARTEDDLTFQKGEKFHIINNTEGDWWEARSLSSGATGYIPSNYVAPVDSIQAEEWYFGKIGRKDAERQLLCHGNSRGTFLIRESETTKGAYSLSIRDWDEAKGDHVKHYKIRKLDSGGYYITTRAQFNTVQQLVQHYIEYNDGLCHLLTHPCPAVKPQTLGLAKDAWEIARESVTLNRKLGMGCFGDVWMGTWNGTTKVAVKTLKPGTMSPEAFLEEAQIMKRLRHDKLVQLYAVVSEEPIYIVTEFMSQGSLLDFLKDGDGRYLKLPQLVDMAAQIAAGMAYIERMNYIHRDLRAANILVGDNLVCKIADFGLARLIEDDEYTARQGAKFPIKWTAPEAALFGRFTIKSDVWSFGILLTELVTKGRVPYPGMNNREVLEQVERGYRMQCPGSCPPSLHEVMVQCWKREPEERPTFEYLQSFLEDYFTATEPQYQPGDNQ; encoded by the exons ATGGGCTGTGTGCCCTGCAAAGAGAGGGGGGCTGGCAAAGGGCAGGCAGGGGGCGAGGGGggctccctccagccccccgCCTCCCAGTACGACCCCGACCCCACGCAGCCAGGGGCCGTCTTCACCCGCATCCCCGACTTCAACAACTTCCAGGGGCCCGCGGTGCCCGCGGCCCCGTCCTTTGCTGAGCCGGGGGGCTTCACCTCCAACGTGCTGCCAACGCGGAGCGGGGGCATCACAG GCGGGGGGGTGACGCTCTTCATCGCCCTGTACGACTATGAGGCCAGGACGGAGGATGACTTGACATTCCAGAAAGGGGAGAAATTCCACATCATCAACAACAC ggagggggactGGTGGGAGGCCAGGTCACTGAGCTCGGGAGCCACGGGCTACATCCCCAGCAACTACGTGGCCCCTGTGGACTCCATCCAGGCAGAAGA GTGGTACTTTGGGAAGATCGGGCGCAAAGATGCGGAGCGGCAGCTCCTGTGCCACGGCAACTCCAGAGGCACCTTCCTCATTCGGGAGAGTGAGACAACAAAAG GTGCCTACTCCCTCTCCATCCGGGACTGGGACGAGGCCAAGGGAGACCACGTGAAGCACTATAAGATTCGGAAACTGGATAGCGGGGGGTACTACATCACCACCCGTGCCCAGTTCAACACCGTCCAGCAGCTGGTCCAGCACTATATAG AGTACAATGACGGGTTGTGCCATCTGCTCACCCACCCGTGCCCTGCTGTGAAGCCCCAGACCCTGGGATTAGCTAAGGACGCCTGGGAGATAGCACGGGAATCCGTCACCCTCAACAGGAAACTTGGCATGGGATGTTTCGGAGACGTGTGGATGG GGACATGGAATGGCACCACCAAGGTGGCAGTGAAGACGCTGAAGCCAGGGACCATGTCCCCTGAGGCCTTCCTGGAGGAGGCTCAGATCATGAAGCGGCTGCGGCACGACAAGCTGGTGCAGCTCTACGCCGTGGTGTCGGAGGAGCCCATCTACATCGTCACCGAGTTCATGAGCCAGG GCAGCTTGTTGGATTTCCTGAAGGATGGGGACGGTCGCTACCTGAAGCTGCCCCAGCTGGTGGACATGGCTGCCCAG ATTGCAGCGGGCATGGCGTACATTGAGCGGATGAACTACATCCACCGGGATCTCCGCGCTGCCAACATCCTGGTGGGAGACAACCTCGTGTGCAAGATCGCTGACTTCGGCCTCGCTCGCCTCATCGAGGACGATGAGTACACGGCGCGGCAGG GTGCCAAGTTCCCCATCAAGTGGACGGCTCCAGAGGCTGCACTTTTTGGGAGGTTCACCATCAAGTCGGATGTCTGGTCCTTTGGCATCCTCCTGACTGAGCTGGTGACCAAAGGCCGCGTGCCCTATCCAG GGATGAACAACCgagaggtgctggagcaggtggagcGGGGGTACCGCATGCAGTGCCCGGGGAGCTGCCCCCCATCCCTGCATGAGGTGATGGTGCAGTGCTGGAAGAGGGAGCCCGAGGAACGCCCCACCTTCGAGTACCTCCAGTCCTTCCTCGAGGACTATTTCACTGCCACCGAGCCCCAGTACCAGCCTGGGGACAACCAGTGA